CGACGCGGTGTTCCTCACCGGCGTCGAGGAAGACCTGCTGCCGCACCGGATGTCGGCGAACGAGCCGGGTGGCCCGTCCGAGGAACGCCGGCTCTTCTACGTGGGGATCACCCGCGCCAAGAAGTCCCTCTTCCTGTCGCTCGCGATGACCCGCGCGCAGTTCGGTGACGTCAACGTGGCGATGCCGTCCCGCTTCCTGCAGGAGATCCCCGAGGGGCTCATCGAGTGGAAGCAGTCTCCCGGCATGGCGAACAGCCGCGGCGGGACCGAACCCCGGGCCCTCAACGCCCGACGGGGCGGCGGGATCGGCGGCTCGGGCGGCGGCGCCGGCGGCGGGTACCGCGGCGGTGGCGGCTGGGGCGGTGGCTCGTACGACCGGGCGGCCGCAGCGCAGAAGACCCGTCCGAAGACCGAGTGGGCGAACCGCGTGTCCGGGCAGGTCCGCGACAACGGCGACATGGAGCTCGTGGCCGGCGACCGCATCAAGCACGTCGACTTCGGCGAGGGGACGGTCTCGGCCGTGACCGGCATCGGCGCCAAGCGCATCGCCGAGATCGCGTTCGACTCCGCGGGCCGCAAGAAGCTCCTCATCAAGATCGCGCCCATCGAGAAGCTCTGAGGCGCTGAGCTCCTGACGCCGACGCGCCCGGCCATGTCGGGAGCGCGCTGCCGCGCGTGACAATCGCCGCGAGGTGAGGTTAGCCTTACCTAACGTGACAGCCCTCATCGAATTGCTGACCTCTGCCAACGCCGAGCGCTACCGGACCACCGTCACCACGACGGTCGACCGGCTCGCGGACCGCATCTCCGACGTCGACCGACCGACGACCGACACCGCCGCGGACGAACTCCGGGCCCGCGTCGCCGCCGTCGACCTCGACGCGGAACCCCTCGGGACGGACCGGGCGCTCGCCGAGCTCGACGACCTGTTCGTCCGCGAGGCCGTCTGGTTCCACGACCCGGCGTACCTCGCCCACCTCAACTGCCCCGTCGCGCTGCCCGCGGTCGCGGCGGAGTCGGTGCTCGCCGCCGTGAACACCTCGGTGGACACCTGGGACCAGTCACGGATCGGGACCGACATCGAGCGGCACGTGGTGGCGTGGCTCGCCGGGCGCATCGGGTTCGCGAGCGGTGACGGGGTGTTCACCTCGGGCGGGTCCCAGTCGAACCTGCAGGCGCTGCTGCTGGCGCGAGAAGCAGTGACGGCAGCGACGGCCGCGACAGCCGCGACGGCCCCGATGCTCACCGTCTTCGCCACCGCCGAGTCCCACTTCAGCGTGCGCAAGTCCGCCCGGCTCCTCGGCCTCGCCGACGACGCCGTCGTCGACGTCCCCACCGACCGAGCTGGCCGGATGCGTCCCGCGGCTCTCGCCGAGGCGATCGCGGCCGCCCGCACGGTCGGCCGCACCCCGATGGCCGTCGTCGCCACGGCGGGCACCACCGACCGCGGCGTGATCGACCCGCTCGAGCCGATCGCCGACGTGTGCGACCTCGAGGACGTCTGGCTCCACGTCGACGCGGCGTACGGCTGCGGCCTGCTCGTGTCCCCGACCCGTCGGCACCTGCTCGACGGGATCGAGCGTGCGCGGAGCGTGACCGCCGACCTGCACAAGTCGTTCTTCCAGCCGGTGTCGTCGAGCGCTCTGGTCGTCCGCGACCCCGCCGACCTCGGCCGCACGGCCTGGTACGCGGACTACCTCAACCCCGAGGACGCCGCCGAGCCGAACCAGGTCGACAAGTCCCTGCAGACCACCAGGCGGTTCGACGCGTTGAAGCTCTGGGCGACCCTCCGAGCGTCCGGCGCCGAGGCCGTCGGGCGGGCGTTCGACGCGGTGATCGACCTCGCGGCGGCGACGCACGCGATCGTCGACGAGCACCCGGACCTCGTGCTCGTCGCGCCGACGCAGCTCAGCACCGTGCTGTTCCGGTGGCAGCCCGCCGGCGTGACCGACGCGGACGCCGACGCACTGGTGGCCCCGATCCGTGCGGCCCTCCTCGCCGAGGGGCGGGTGCTCATCGCGAAGACCGTGATCGACGGGCGCCCCTGCAACAAGCTGACGCTGCTCAACCCGGAGACGACCCCGGCGCAGATGCGCGCCTCGCTCGACCACGTCGCCGCGACGGCAGCGCGCGTCCGCGCGGCCACCTCCGCCCCGGAAGGAGCAACGCGATGACCACCGCCGACGACCTCCGGACCGCCGACCGTCCC
The sequence above is a segment of the Curtobacterium sp. BH-2-1-1 genome. Coding sequences within it:
- a CDS encoding pyridoxal-dependent decarboxylase, whose translation is MTALIELLTSANAERYRTTVTTTVDRLADRISDVDRPTTDTAADELRARVAAVDLDAEPLGTDRALAELDDLFVREAVWFHDPAYLAHLNCPVALPAVAAESVLAAVNTSVDTWDQSRIGTDIERHVVAWLAGRIGFASGDGVFTSGGSQSNLQALLLAREAVTAATAATAATAPMLTVFATAESHFSVRKSARLLGLADDAVVDVPTDRAGRMRPAALAEAIAAARTVGRTPMAVVATAGTTDRGVIDPLEPIADVCDLEDVWLHVDAAYGCGLLVSPTRRHLLDGIERARSVTADLHKSFFQPVSSSALVVRDPADLGRTAWYADYLNPEDAAEPNQVDKSLQTTRRFDALKLWATLRASGAEAVGRAFDAVIDLAAATHAIVDEHPDLVLVAPTQLSTVLFRWQPAGVTDADADALVAPIRAALLAEGRVLIAKTVIDGRPCNKLTLLNPETTPAQMRASLDHVAATAARVRAATSAPEGATR